The DNA window CCCACCTGGGCATTTAAAATCACGaagcttcaggggcgcctgggtggctcagttggttaagcgtctggcttcggctcaggtcatgatctcacggttcgtgggttcgagccccactcaggctctgtgctgacagctcagagcctggagcctgcttcagattctgtatcttcctctctctctgaccctcccctgcttgcactgtctctctctgtctgtcaaaaataaattaaaaaacattaaacaaattaaaaaataaaatcatgaggcTTCATGAGTCCCACGTTCCCACAAATCTCAGTAATGGGAACGATTCTAGCTGGATAGCACTTTACAACACGCCCAGAGCTTCCTTCTCAGCTCCTTCTTTTCCATCCTCAAAACGGCTCTGTTGAATAGGGATGATTTCTCTGTCACCTATAGCATACGTATGACAACACTGAGGTTCCAGGCTCCAGACCTTGTAAGTGCACGGCGTCAGGGCCAAGTCTAACTCTAAAGCCCAGACTGGTTTCATGTCCAGTTCTGGGCAGAGCAGGAGATGGTCAGTGTCCAAGCCCTGCTCAtgacagacatcactaatcaatcatGGCGTGGTTGTTGCAAATCATTTGCAGTGCTCTTTTCTAAGAAGCTCAGAGGCAGCTGTGAACTCCTCAACACAGCACTCAGGACACCATTGCCTACCAGAAGATCACGTCTACACCACTTGCCATTCTGTGGTTCTATCCATCAGCCTGGAACCCTCAAGACGCAGACACAATCCCCAGAGGCTCTAGTCACCAGACCGAGGGACCCTCTGTGCTTCACGTCAGTCACTATACTGTTCTCGGATGGGGGTTCCTGGCTCCTCTGGGTTCCCCCAGACAGATGTCCCTTTCAAACATGGTCTCCAACCATGCAGGTTTGGCCTGAGGCTTCAGGGCTTTAATAGAAGTTTTTATTATGAAGCATTTTACCGAGTGTAAGCAACAAAACAGCACAGACGCAACTGAAATCCCCATGTGTCCCACTCAGCacaccctcctcacccctccccaccactctGTGAATTTTGTGTTTCTCATTCACACGTATATTTTCATACCTTTGTTCCGTATTTGCATACCCATATTAGCAAACTCTACGGAAATGATATTCATATCTTGTTGCAGCTTGCGGTCTTCAAAGAATTGGATGTTATGGACTTTGAGGCATGACGATGCCTACAGCGCTGGTCGTCCACCAGATCATAagggcaaatatttttttactttttattttttaatttttttttttttgagagacacagagagacagcgtgagcaggggagggtcagagagagagagacacagaatccgaagcaggctccaggctctgagctgtcagcacagagcctgacggggcgctcgaacccacggacggtgagatcatgacctgagccaaagccggctgtTCAaaagactgggccacccaggcgcccctaatatttgttgaactctTACTCTGCACCAGGCGTGGTTGCAGGTGACTTGCCTTCCTGAACTCACTGACTGCTCGCCGCAGAATTATTTTTGATCCCCACTTTAtagatttggggaaaaaaaggcacagaaaaatgaaattacgTACCCAAGTCACATAGCTTGGAAGCTGTTCCCGTAACTGCTAGACATCCCTCCCTCTACTGCTGCGTGGTCTGTTGAATGAAAACACAGTAATTTATCCATCTGTTCTCCTATTTAAGGGCCATTGCTTATTTTTGCACACTTGCCTCAACATTGGTGTCAGAGGGTTTGGGGGTGGTTGTATTACCTTGCTTAGTTCCCACATGAAGCCTGTGAGTAGATATTTGTATCATCTCCCCAAATCCTTTAGGAacgaagaaactaaggctcagagagggtgaatCGATTTCTCAAAGCTGCACAGCTCCAGCGTGCCAGAGGTGGGCTGTGAACCTGGACCCTTGCAATTCTAGAGCCCAGAGTCTCTCCCATGTCCCACATGAGCCCTAGGTCCCCTGCTGGCTTCTCCCCTTAGTTCCGTGCCCGGCAGCCCGCTTTCCCTCCCCATAACTGGCTTTTGGTCTCCCCCCTCCTACAGCCACCCGCTGTCATTCTCCTTCCAGAGAAGGGGCCCAACCGGAAGGCCAGTTCATGTTAGGAAATTCCAGCCACGTGAGCCAACCGGAGGCAGGGATTCTGAGCAGCCGGTGGCTTTAGAAGAAACTGAAACTTGTCTTGCTGGGGGCGGAGTGGTCACCGGGGATTTAAAGAGCTGCCACTTCCTTGGGCCCCCAGAGGGCACCAGGAGGCCACAGTGACAGAGGGACACCCATGTCGGGTGGTGAgcctctgcctgccccttgcCTAAGCCATGCACCTCTGCGAGGGCAATGGGCTGCTGACCAGGACGGTGAGTACAGGGGACCAGGGACAGGGGAACCAGCTCCCCGGCCAGGGAGGGGTGTGGACAGGGCTGTGTGGCCATGGGACCCACACtcctcctctctgggcttcagtttcccagGTGATTAATTAAAATGAGGGCTTTTGAGCTCTCATATTTCAAAGCCAGCCCCCACTTTAGAACTTGGCCTTTGAGCAAGCTGTCTCCTAAACCCCCCCTCCCTTCATTGCCTTTATGGGAACATTCTCTTCCTTCCCGAATCCTCAGGCCTGGCTCACCTTAGAGGCCCCGCCCCATCTCCCAGGACCCAAGTACCAAAATCCTACCCCTTTCTGTCAACTGCAGGTCTTTCCCCCAGCCTCCAGTCTCGGTGCTCCCAGCACCTGGAGTGGGCCTGTTGTGACCTTGAACTGAGCAGCGTAGAGTCCTCAGCCGGGGAGGTCAGGGTCTCGCCCGCGCTCCCTGCAGTCAGAACATAGGCCCAGGATGACTTAGGGGAGGGAGATTGGAGCTGCGGGGTCTCCAACATTCTCTCTCGCCTGACCTTCCAAAGCTCTGTGCATTTGGGTTAATATCTTGTCTAAATTTCCTGGACCCCCTAATGTGGggccccggggagggggagggtcagcgCTGCGAACCTCTGCGTCCACTCGTGCATCTGTTTCGGGTTGCTGCCACACTGGAATGTGTGCAACTTCGGGACAGGGGCTTTTGCCTGGTTTGTTTGCTGCTCTGTAccccagctcagtgcctggcacacagtaggtgcttgcTGAATACTGTTTGAGGGACTGAACATCAGCTTCGGGTGTGAGCTGGGCGCAGGCTCACGGAGCCAGATCGGACCCTGGCTGTGCCCGTGCAGGTGAAACTCACGCCTGTTTCATGACCTGTGAGGAAGGCAGCGGGGCCGCCAGCTGGGCTCAGAGAAGGGAGCGATctgcccagagccagatggctcaTAAAGAGCGTGTGGGTGTGAAGTCGGTTCTCTCCGGGTTCAAACTGAAGCTCTGGGCTCTGTTTGTCCTCCCCCATCGCGAGCCATAAGCCAGTCGTGTGGATGAGGCTGGCGTCCCAACAAGGTGCACCTTGCAGGAGATGCCGTGTGTGGGTGCCCAGGGCCACAGAGGGGGCCGCTAGGAGTAAGGAAACCCCCGCCCCTGGGGAATTGAACTAGCGGGAGTGTGGCATTACAGATGGCCTGGACAGAGGGTGCAAGCCCCTGCCAAGACCACTGAGCCCTCCACCTCACACCCTGTAGGACCTCGAGGAGCATCAGAGgctgaagaagaaacagaagaaccgCGTGGCCGCCCAGCGCAGCCGGCAGAAGCACACGGACAAGGCGGACGCCCTGCACCAGGTGGGGGGtgccttccttcccccaccctggcGCCGCCCACTGGCCTGGCCGCCCAGTCTCCATCCGCCTATGAGCAGCTCCCCTTACACCCCTGCATGTTTCCAGGTCACCTGAGTTGGAGAGGGACTGAGATACACAGAGGTCGCTGGGGGCCCAAAGGTGTACTTGCAGCCCAGCCCTGCCGCTGAGGCACCTCCCGATCTAGAGAGAGGAGACCAGAAGCAGAGGCAAACAGAAGAACTCAGCACTCACACTGTGAGGAACTCTGGTTCAAGGTTAGGCGGGCAGGCTTTCGAGTCGCAGCTGTGGCAGTCATGGCTCCAAGCCGCTTCCTTCACTGAGCTTCACTGTCTGCATCCACAAACGGGGACAATAATCCCTGTCCCCTGCAGGACCCCTGCGGAGATTAAAGGAGGCAAAGgagccttgggggtgggggtatgaGAGGGTTCTACTTACTGTACCTGCCTCTTGGCCTTGGATGGTAACTTGACCTTGGATCGTAACCTGACCCTTAgagctttccttcctcctctgtgcagAGAGCAAAGATACCACCAGTTCCTTCCCAGGGAAAGGATGAAGAGCCGGGCTCAGGACCTGGCCCTTGGGAAGGCCACACACCCCTTAGTCCTTAGAGTGATGAGTGACATTCACAGCCCTCCATGCTAAAGGCCCTGTGCTCTCTGcggcccccacccctacccatcCGCCCTCCTCTCCTGACACCCCACACCCTGCTCTCCCTGTTTCTTCACTGGCCAAGCACATCCAACCTCAAAGGCTCTGCACAgactcttccctctcttctcagcGAACAGTCAGCTAGATCCTCACTTCTTCTCATTTGTTTGGTTTAAACGTTACctcctctggggcccctgggtggctcagtcggttaagcgtccggcttcggctcaggtcagatctcacggttcgtgggttcgcgccccacgtcgggctctgtgctgacagctagctcagagcctggagcctgtttcagattctgtgtctccctctctctctgaccctcccctgctccagctgtctctgtctctcaaaaataaataaaaagcatttaaaaaaaaatttaaacgttACCTCCTCAGAAGGACTCTTCGAAGCCTTCTGATCTAAAGAGACGTCTGCTTgttactctgctttatttttctcgtTAGCACTGACCTCCAGTTACATATTCAGGTTTTGTCGCTTGTCTCCCTCACCAGACTGTAAGCACCGTGAAGGCAGGGAACTGTTCTGTTCCTTGCTATTTCCCCGTCACCCAGAACAGGGCCTGACAAACAGAAGGAACTCAGGAATGCCCCACGAAGCGGAAGGATAGAGTCAGAATAAAGCGCTCTAGGAACACATAGGCGGGGTAGCCCCCAGGGAGTAGCGGATGATCCTAGAGATGAAGTCTGGGCTGGTCTTGAAGGCTGAATAGGAGTTTTCCAAATGGATGAAGGTAAGAAAAGGTATTGCAGGCAAACGAAGGAGCCAGGGCTTGGGCGGGAGGGAGAGATTGTGTGAGTGAGGACCGATGTCCAGCATGGTGACTGCCCGGCAGGGAATAGGGACTTCATGCATTCGTGTATTCATTCCTTCCAGAAATGCCTATCGAGGGTCTCCTGGGTGACAGGTGTAAGTCTAAGCATTGGAGATAGAGCTGCGAACAAGCAGACAGAAGCCCACCCCACAGTCTCTGGGGCTCATATTTTCACAGTGGCGGGGGGGAGGGCAGCCAGATAAATAAATGATCCGTGAGGTATTTGGGAAGTCAGCTGGTGATAAGTGCTATGGGGAAAAATccagtggggagggtggggaggaggaaagccCTTCCCTGAGGCGGGAGCACCTGAGCAGCCTGGAGGTGCCCCAGGAACAAAGGAATGAACCCATGAGTGACTCAATTTCTGGAGTCGAATAGAAGCCTTTGGAGAATTGAAGTGAGAGGGGACCTAGTGACATGTTTTGGAAACATTATTTCAGGGGCAGAGACCAGCCTGGGCGCTTGAGGCCCCTTAGAATTTTTAGTTCATGCCCGAAGCAACATGTTTATGTAAAGcgtccttctttttctccttttaaaaattgtccaCAAAAAGGAGGAGGTTGGGGAGGGACCTAGAGGAAGTCACTCAGCCTTGGGAGCCGTGGAAAGAAAGTTCTTTCATTGCTGTCAATGTTCGTGGTTATTTAGAGCCGCGTGTTCTCAGGGGGTTCTTAGGACCCAGGGTCCCGAGGCTCAGAACCtaacagaggctgacacaggggtGCTGAATAGAACACATTCCCCCGTGAACCACTACCCTGGGCTCCTCCCACAGTGCCTCAGTGGGTGAGGTCTGGCCCCGGGGAGGTCTGGCATTGCCATGAAGCAGTGAGTACGACAGGATGACCTCTAAGTTGTCGTGAGAAAGGCCACGTCCGGATTAGCCCAGGAGAGGAGGTCACTGCAAGAGTGTCCAGGTAGAGAAGACAGGAAATGTGGCAAGAATGCTGAGTCCATTGGAAGGACGGGAAGTGAAGGGGAGCAGGTGTGAGCTGGGCCCACAGGTGCACTGGGCGGTGCGGGAGCCTTTAACGTAAGACTTGATGATGCACTTGCCACATGGCTCCTCTGGGCCAGGGGGACGGAGTGGTTTGAGGGGTACCCCAGTTAGGAGGCCGGCGGAGCTCCCGGGTGAGTGGAAGAAGCCGGGCTGGTGGAGGACGGCTGCCTCAGGGCACCGGTGGCGGGGGTGGAGAGCAGGCAATCTACCCCAGTAGGAGTAGACCAGGCAAGACGTGGGCCGCGGTGACACAGAGCTGGCCAGAGAGGGGCCGAAGGTCCTAGCTTAGACCTTTGGAGGGTAGTAGCGTCTTCCCTCCTAAGTTAAGGAacctgggggcagggcccagggctcAGGCTGGGACCCTCATGCTGGCTgacaccccccttcccctcccgtcTGCTTCTGTCCCCAGCAGCATGAGACACTGGAGAAACACAACCGTCTGCTGCGGAAGGAGATCCAGGGCCTGCAGGCCGAGCTGGTGTGGTGGAGTCGGACCCTGCACTCGCACGAGTGTCTGTGCCTGATGGGCTGCGCCCCCTGCTTGGCTCCGGTGCCCCCTGGCTGCTGGGGCCTGACTGAGCAGCCCCTGGACCCCATGCCCGGTGGACAGTATGACTTCCAGGAACAGCCGGGCCTGTTCCAGACTCCGGCCTCTTCTCCCTCGGTTCACCAGCTCTCTCCAGATCTGCAGCCTCATAGTTCCTCTGGCGgcctcctgtcccctctgccctctctgtcccttggCTCCACCATGGTCTCTGTACCTCCTCCCCAACTGTCCCCCAGCCCTGTCCAGTCAGCCTCACCCACTGGCTCTAGCCTGCTGAGGCCTTCCTCCAAGCTCAAAaccctcctgcccagccccccagcccaaCTGGCCCCTCTACAGCCCCTTGTGGGGGAGCACCACACCAGGGGGAAGCTGGGGTCCTCCCCtgacagcccctcccctgctctggggcTGGCCTGCCTCCAGGGTAGGGAGCACAGGCCTGTGTTATCAGCAACAGATCAGCCAGGGCTGGGTGTGGATCCCAGTTCCCACCCACTCCTGGCCTTccccctgctctcctctgctcAAGTTCACTTCTAATCCACCCCCTGGAGCTGAGCCAGCCGCTTCCTGGGGCTGAACTAGCAGCCTCAGCACATAGGCATCTCCCCCATTATCACTGGAGGTTGCCTTTCTTGGCCGGCCCACCACTCTGCCAGGCCCCGTCACTGCCATTATCTTCTTTCAACTTCATGGTCCTTCTACAAAATGCAGACTGTCACTCTACTTTTTTAGATAAAAAGACAGAGGCCAGAGAAGCCATGTGACGTGCCCAAGGTCCCGTAGCCTTTTTTGGGACCTGAAACGCCACCATCTACTCCTCCTCTTGGTGGGATCCTGGCCCAGGCACCGTGAGAGCTGAAGTCCTAGAAAGTGGGGGCTGGTGTGAAGAAGTTGGAGTGCCAAGCGCGAGGAAGAGCTCGTTCTTCTGGTCTGGGCTCCCCAAGGCCACAGATCCCTGCAGTCCTTGAAACCTCGCCCCAGCTGGGGCTGGTCCAGAGTCCAAGCCTAGATGGGGAGAGGCCGAGCAGGAGCCCGGAAGTAGACCCTTTCTTCCCTGAAACACTTTTCAGTGCCAAGGAAGTGAACTTGTGAgttggagttggggagaggccGGGAACAGTCTCCCCGGGCACTTCTGCAGGAGGGGCACCTGTAGACATGCGAAGACTTCTGGGAGATTATCCAGGGTCAGCTCCAGGCTATTCCCAAATAGCTCCCGGCCTCTCCCAGGCAGGAGCTCAGCCGGAGTATCCGCCGGAGTCGGGTCGGGTTCTCACTCAGGCTCAGCACAAGCTCTGTAAGGGGCCTGAGATGAGAGCCCCCAGTTCCTCACCTGGATTTTCATACAGACACTATGCTGATATTTGACACACTCCAAGATGCCGAGCGCCAGTCTCGGCAGACATGTTATGGTAAATAAATTAAAGTGTTTTCCAACGCTTTTTGCTTTGGTCAGTTTTTTAAAGCTCTGGTTTTTTAAAGGTCTGCATTGTTGAAACTGAAGGGCCTTTGAAAGAAGAGGGAATAGATAGCCTAGAGTCTTAGAGGTGGCCAATCCCTGATGGGCCTCCCCATCTAACCCTCTCCCCAtattgcagatgaggaagctgaggccccgAGACGGGATGGACTTGTCCAAGGCCATGCAGGTGTGGTTGCAGGACTGGATGGTGCCAGAGCGGGGGGTGACCACAGGCTCACAGACCGGTGGAAGGAAAGCCAAGATACTTATCATTGGAGGTCAGCTGAACTCTTGGACAAGCGTCGATATAATGCACATGGCGGGCTCTGTGTGTGAGGATGCTGTGGTCTGGCTTGCGTCCGGATGCCCTACCGCGCTGTGTTTGACCTGAGTTAACTCCAGGTGATACCTCTAATGTGCCTCTGAGAATTCTGTGAGATAGATATGGTTATTGTTCCCACTGttcagaaagggaaactgaggcctgggggtGTTGAGCGACAAGCAAAAGACACATAGCCAGGATGTGTTATAGACTCGACGCGGAGTCAGGAGCCACACAGGCGACCCTGCCTTCCACCTACGCCATACTCTCCCATAAGCCCTTCTGGAAGCGGCCAGCACGCGCGGATAGATGTGACCAAAGAGTTAAAATCCCACCTTAGTCTCAAAATATGAGAGAAGGGAGTGACTAAATTAATGTTGCGCAGCCATCAAATGGAGAGGTGCTAGGAATACAGGATGCTTTGAAGTACAGTTAATGAGATGAGGAAATGCTCGTAACACATTAAGCAGGAAAAAACCAGAATGTGTAACTGTCACTATAGTTTGAtatcatgtttatttaaaaatataagaaggaGTGGGAGGAGATGTTGCAGATTCTCCAGAAGGGATATGAACTAATATCTGTGAATCCTCGAATTTGCCAACATAGTGATGGTGATGGCAGGAGCCTGCCACATGGTTGAATATATCCTAGAAATTTATATCTAACGGTACCTCTTGCTGTACAACAAAATActccaaaatttagtggcttaaaggACAGATGTTTATCATCTCACAGATTTTGTGGGCACAGCTTAGCTGGGGGCCTGCGGCTCAGGGCATTCCATGGGCTCCAATCAAAGTGGTGGTCAGGGCTGGAACACGGGAAGGTTCAACTGGGTGGAGGAGATCAGGTTCGAAGCTCATGCCTATGGCTGTCTGTGGGCCTTGGAAGGTCCATGTCCAAGCTTACTCGCAAG is part of the Suricata suricatta isolate VVHF042 chromosome 11, meerkat_22Aug2017_6uvM2_HiC, whole genome shotgun sequence genome and encodes:
- the BATF2 gene encoding basic leucine zipper transcriptional factor ATF-like 2 isoform X1, encoding MHLCEGNGLLTRTDLEEHQRLKKKQKNRVAAQRSRQKHTDKADALHQQHETLEKHNRLLRKEIQGLQAELVWWSRTLHSHECLCLMGCAPCLAPVPPGCWGLTEQPLDPMPGGQYDFQEQPGLFQTPASSPSVHQLSPDLQPHSSSGGLLSPLPSLSLGSTMVSVPPPQLSPSPVQSASPTGSSLLRPSSKLKTLLPSPPAQLAPLQPLVGEHHTRGKLGSSPDSPSPALGLACLQGREHRPVLSATDQPGLGVDPSSHPLLAFPLLSSAQVHF
- the BATF2 gene encoding basic leucine zipper transcriptional factor ATF-like 2 isoform X2 translates to MHLCEGNGLLTRTDLEEHQRLKKKQKNRVAAQRSRQKHTDKADALHQHETLEKHNRLLRKEIQGLQAELVWWSRTLHSHECLCLMGCAPCLAPVPPGCWGLTEQPLDPMPGGQYDFQEQPGLFQTPASSPSVHQLSPDLQPHSSSGGLLSPLPSLSLGSTMVSVPPPQLSPSPVQSASPTGSSLLRPSSKLKTLLPSPPAQLAPLQPLVGEHHTRGKLGSSPDSPSPALGLACLQGREHRPVLSATDQPGLGVDPSSHPLLAFPLLSSAQVHF
- the BATF2 gene encoding basic leucine zipper transcriptional factor ATF-like 2 isoform X3 encodes the protein MKQHETLEKHNRLLRKEIQGLQAELVWWSRTLHSHECLCLMGCAPCLAPVPPGCWGLTEQPLDPMPGGQYDFQEQPGLFQTPASSPSVHQLSPDLQPHSSSGGLLSPLPSLSLGSTMVSVPPPQLSPSPVQSASPTGSSLLRPSSKLKTLLPSPPAQLAPLQPLVGEHHTRGKLGSSPDSPSPALGLACLQGREHRPVLSATDQPGLGVDPSSHPLLAFPLLSSAQVHF
- the BATF2 gene encoding basic leucine zipper transcriptional factor ATF-like 2 isoform X4 — translated: MKHETLEKHNRLLRKEIQGLQAELVWWSRTLHSHECLCLMGCAPCLAPVPPGCWGLTEQPLDPMPGGQYDFQEQPGLFQTPASSPSVHQLSPDLQPHSSSGGLLSPLPSLSLGSTMVSVPPPQLSPSPVQSASPTGSSLLRPSSKLKTLLPSPPAQLAPLQPLVGEHHTRGKLGSSPDSPSPALGLACLQGREHRPVLSATDQPGLGVDPSSHPLLAFPLLSSAQVHF